Below is a window of Dietzia timorensis DNA.
CGGCGAGCGAGTCGGCGACGAGCCGCGCCCAATCGAGCACCGCCATGCCGTCCAGCACGTCGAGAATCCCGGCCGCTGATGCGGCGGGAGCGCTACCAACCTGGCTCATGGTCCCTTCCGGCTCGTTTCTCGTCTCGCTTCGGCCCTTGTGCTCCACACAACACTAGTACGCTAGGGCATCTAGCCGGTGCCCTTACAGGCATCTCGTCACCCTGAATCATTGGAGGAATTCGTGCCCACCGATCTTTCCGCGCTTCCGCTCGTACGGTTCGAGGAGGGCATACTCTACCTTCCGGTCTCTACCTCGGAGAATGCGTGCGCGCTCAGTAACGAGGCGATGGAACAGTCGATCGAGGCGCTCAACCTCGTGTCCGTGGGACGCCTGGAGGCGCGCGTAGCCGTGCTCGTCGGCCTGGGCAAGCACTTCTCCGTCGGCGGAAATGTGCGCGGCTTCGCCGAAGCCGACGATACCGAGCAGCACATCCTCGATGTGGCCGCGATCGCCCACGCTCTCGTCGCTCGGGTCTATGCGCTGCAGATTCCCGTTGTCGCCGCGATGAAGGGCGCGACGGCCGGCGCCGGGTTGTCGCTGTGCTTGGCGGCAGATGTCGTCGTCGGGGGAAGCTCTTCGCGCCTGGCATTCGCCTACTCGGCAATCGGCCTTTCCCCGGACGGCGGTATGAGCTACTTTTTGCCTCGCGTGGTCGGACGAACCCGCGCCGCAACGCTCCTGCTCACCAGCGCCCAGCTCAGCGGCGAAGAAGCCCGGGATATGGGCATCATTTCGCACTGGGTGGGCGACGAGGACATCGACTCCGCCGCCGCCGAGTTCGCCCGCACGCTCGCGAACGGACCGCATAATTCCTACGCCTCTATCAAGCAGAGCCTCGCGATCGCCGAGGAGGGCAGCCTCGACTCCGTGTTGCGAACGGAGCGCTTCAATATCGCCCACAACTCCGTGACGCCGAATGGACGCGAGGGCGTGGCCGCATTCATGGAAAAGCGCGCCCCGAAGTTCCCGAGCTAGGCGCGCGAGGGCGCGGACGCCGGCAGGCGCCAGTCCACCTGGGACGCGCCTTGCTGCCCGAGTGCCGCATTCGCACGGCTGAACGGCCGTGAACCGAAGAACCCTCGCGACGCCGAAAGTGGCGATGGATGCGCCGATTCGATGCGCGGCACCGAGCCGAGTTGCGGGGCCAGGGACTGAGCGTCTCGCCCCCAGAGGATCGCGACCAGCGGGGCATCGCGTTCCACTAGAGCCGCGATCGCCCTATCGGTGATCTTTTCCCATCCCTTCTTGCGGTGGG
It encodes the following:
- a CDS encoding enoyl-CoA hydratase/isomerase family protein, translating into MPTDLSALPLVRFEEGILYLPVSTSENACALSNEAMEQSIEALNLVSVGRLEARVAVLVGLGKHFSVGGNVRGFAEADDTEQHILDVAAIAHALVARVYALQIPVVAAMKGATAGAGLSLCLAADVVVGGSSSRLAFAYSAIGLSPDGGMSYFLPRVVGRTRAATLLLTSAQLSGEEARDMGIISHWVGDEDIDSAAAEFARTLANGPHNSYASIKQSLAIAEEGSLDSVLRTERFNIAHNSVTPNGREGVAAFMEKRAPKFPS